One genomic window of Ornithorhynchus anatinus isolate Pmale09 chromosome 12, mOrnAna1.pri.v4, whole genome shotgun sequence includes the following:
- the CXXC4 gene encoding CXXC-type zinc finger protein 4 isoform X2, translating into MNTNVCVEPGPGPEAPGLPKESHLPEGALNGLVDYNSEMERYRSFASSFYKTNGGAFPQAAKIARITTPIFPSSAAAAAAAARIGMSPWSCDNAATAAAATAMLWGGGGGGGGGGGGGGGGGGGGGGAGGGAAAGGARKSTAAAAAASASSSASASASSTAAAAAAAAAAAAAAAGASSSASAPALHGGRPAMHHRNDSPRLGKAGCPPEPALQMANTNFLSTLSPEHCRPLAGECMNKLKCGAAEAEIMNLPDRVGTFSAIPALGGISLPPGVIVMTALHSPAAASAAVTDSAFQIANLADCPQNHSSSSSSSSGGAGGANPAKKKRKRCGVCVPCKRLINCGVCSSCRNRKTGHQICKFRKCEELKKKPGTSLERTPVPSAEAFRWFF; encoded by the coding sequence ATGAACACCAATGTCTGCgtggagcccgggccgggcccggaggcGCCGGGCCTGCCCAAGGAGAGCCACCTGCCCGAGGGCGCGCTCAACGGCCTTGTGGATTACAACTCGGAGATGGAGCGCTACCGCTCCTTCGCCAGCTCCTTCTACAAGACCAACGGCGGCGCCTTCCCGCAGGCCGCCAAGATCGCCCGCATCACCACGCCCATCTTCCCCagcagcgccgccgccgccgccgccgccgcccgcatcGGCATGTCCCCCTGGAGCTGCGACaacgccgccaccgccgccgccgccaccgccatgctctgggggggagggggaggaggaggcggcggcggcggcggcggcggcgggggaggaggaggaggaggaggagcgggaggaggggcggccgCCGGCGGAGCCAGGAaatccaccgccgccgccgctgccgcctccgcctcctcctccgcctccgcctccgcctcctccaccgccgccgccgctgccgccgctgccgccgccgccgccgccgccgccggagcatcctcctccgcctccgcccccgccctccaCGGCGGCAGGCCCGCCATGCACCACCGCAACGACTCCCCCAGGCTGGGCAAAGCCGGCTGCCCGCCCGAGCCGGCCCTGCAGATGGCCAACAcgaatttcctctccaccctgtcCCCCGAGCACTGCAGACCTCTGGCGGGGGAGTGCATGAACAAGCTCAAGTGCGGCGCCGCCGAAGCGGAGATCATGAACCTCCCCGATCGCGTGGGGACCTTCTCCGCCATCCCGGCCCTCGGGGGCATCTCCTTACCCCCGGGGGTCATCGTCATGACGGCCCTCcactcccccgccgccgcctcggcgGCCGTCACGGACAGCGCGTTTCAGATCGCCAATCTGGCGGACTGCCCGCAgaaccactcctcctcctcctcctcctcctcggggggggccggcggggccaaCCCGgccaagaagaagaggaaaaggtgcgGGGTCTGCGTGCCCTGCAAAAGGCTCATCAACTGTGGAGTCTGCAGCAGTTGCAGGAACCGCAAAACGGGACACCAGATCTGCAAATTTAGGAAATGTGAAGAGCTTAAGAAAAAACCGGGCACTTCACTAGAG
- the CXXC4 gene encoding CXXC-type zinc finger protein 4 isoform X1 codes for MNTNVCVEPGPGPEAPGLPKESHLPEGALNGLVDYNSEMERYRSFASSFYKTNGGAFPQAAKIARITTPIFPSSAAAAAAAARIGMSPWSCDNAATAAAATAMLWGGGGGGGGGGGGGGGGGGGGGGAGGGAAAGGARKSTAAAAAASASSSASASASSTAAAAAAAAAAAAAAAGASSSASAPALHGGRPAMHHRNDSPRLGKAGCPPEPALQMANTNFLSTLSPEHCRPLAGECMNKLKCGAAEAEIMNLPDRVGTFSAIPALGGISLPPGVIVMTALHSPAAASAAVTDSAFQIANLADCPQNHSSSSSSSSGGAGGANPAKKKRKRCGVCVPCKRLINCGVCSSCRNRKTGHQICKFRKCEELKKKPGTSLEELMESVYCKCDVLPVNSKLLEKKKPDDH; via the coding sequence ATGAACACCAATGTCTGCgtggagcccgggccgggcccggaggcGCCGGGCCTGCCCAAGGAGAGCCACCTGCCCGAGGGCGCGCTCAACGGCCTTGTGGATTACAACTCGGAGATGGAGCGCTACCGCTCCTTCGCCAGCTCCTTCTACAAGACCAACGGCGGCGCCTTCCCGCAGGCCGCCAAGATCGCCCGCATCACCACGCCCATCTTCCCCagcagcgccgccgccgccgccgccgccgcccgcatcGGCATGTCCCCCTGGAGCTGCGACaacgccgccaccgccgccgccgccaccgccatgctctgggggggagggggaggaggaggcggcggcggcggcggcggcggcgggggaggaggaggaggaggaggagcgggaggaggggcggccgCCGGCGGAGCCAGGAaatccaccgccgccgccgctgccgcctccgcctcctcctccgcctccgcctccgcctcctccaccgccgccgccgctgccgccgctgccgccgccgccgccgccgccgccggagcatcctcctccgcctccgcccccgccctccaCGGCGGCAGGCCCGCCATGCACCACCGCAACGACTCCCCCAGGCTGGGCAAAGCCGGCTGCCCGCCCGAGCCGGCCCTGCAGATGGCCAACAcgaatttcctctccaccctgtcCCCCGAGCACTGCAGACCTCTGGCGGGGGAGTGCATGAACAAGCTCAAGTGCGGCGCCGCCGAAGCGGAGATCATGAACCTCCCCGATCGCGTGGGGACCTTCTCCGCCATCCCGGCCCTCGGGGGCATCTCCTTACCCCCGGGGGTCATCGTCATGACGGCCCTCcactcccccgccgccgcctcggcgGCCGTCACGGACAGCGCGTTTCAGATCGCCAATCTGGCGGACTGCCCGCAgaaccactcctcctcctcctcctcctcctcggggggggccggcggggccaaCCCGgccaagaagaagaggaaaaggtgcgGGGTCTGCGTGCCCTGCAAAAGGCTCATCAACTGTGGAGTCTGCAGCAGTTGCAGGAACCGCAAAACGGGACACCAGATCTGCAAATTTAGGAAATGTGAAGAGCTTAAGAAAAAACCGGGCACTTCACTAGAG